One region of Streptomyces davaonensis JCM 4913 genomic DNA includes:
- a CDS encoding LysR family transcriptional regulator yields MQLDLNLLAALDALLEEGSVAGAAARLHVTAPAMSRSLGRIRRTTGDQILVRTGRTMTPTPYAIAVREQVHELLHQVQGVLAPSRELDLATLERTFTLRWHDSLVTLSGPALLAAVREEAPGVRLRFVAESSIDTPELRRGEVDLEANANRPSAPDIRAENVGESRLVIVVRQGHPLTRIRTVTAKRYAEAEHVTVSRRGNLSNALDDTLTRLGLTRRVVATAPTEAAALEFARDSDLLISVPEATTRSAVADLGLAVLPLPLDLPSAPIYLSWHQRYDTDHAHAWLRGLARTALAM; encoded by the coding sequence ATGCAATTGGATTTGAACCTGCTCGCTGCGCTCGACGCGCTGCTGGAGGAGGGCAGTGTGGCCGGGGCTGCCGCACGCCTGCATGTCACCGCCCCCGCGATGAGCCGGAGCCTGGGCCGAATCCGGCGCACGACCGGGGATCAGATCCTGGTGCGCACCGGCCGCACGATGACCCCGACGCCGTATGCGATCGCCGTCCGGGAACAGGTTCACGAGCTGCTGCACCAGGTCCAAGGGGTGCTGGCACCGAGCCGTGAACTCGATCTGGCAACGTTGGAGCGCACCTTCACACTCCGCTGGCACGACTCCCTGGTCACCTTGAGCGGCCCCGCACTGCTCGCGGCCGTGCGTGAAGAGGCGCCGGGCGTGCGATTGCGCTTCGTCGCGGAATCGAGCATCGACACCCCCGAGTTGCGGCGCGGCGAGGTCGACCTGGAGGCGAACGCCAACCGCCCGAGCGCACCGGACATCCGTGCCGAGAACGTGGGCGAGAGTCGCCTCGTCATCGTCGTGCGGCAGGGACACCCCCTCACCCGCATCAGGACCGTCACCGCAAAGCGGTACGCCGAAGCTGAGCACGTCACCGTCTCGCGGCGCGGAAACCTCAGCAACGCCCTCGACGACACCCTCACGCGGCTCGGCCTCACCCGCCGCGTGGTGGCTACCGCGCCCACGGAAGCGGCCGCGCTGGAGTTCGCGCGCGACTCCGATCTCCTGATCAGCGTCCCCGAAGCCACCACGCGCTCCGCGGTCGCCGACCTCGGCCTGGCCGTGCTCCCCCTCCCGCTCGACCTGCCGTCAGCACCGATATACCTGTCATGGCATCAGCGCTACGACACCGACCACGCCCACGCCTGGCTGCGCGGACTGGCGCGAACCGCGCTGGCCATGTGA
- a CDS encoding replication-relaxation family protein: MTPSPDTPATEPAPSPAEPLRLQVLTALALHRMATTGQLRLMLRPGSPRQLISRVLNTLRTTGHTDRTVLPHPGRPRTHAWYLTPHGARLTRDLPALRGRPPYPITSTTAASLKTAHTLTVVRTHLTFAQDARLHGHEHGPYDWTPETAHPIGEGERLVADALMHYTLVGHQQRTKLRAFIEVDRTTMSSERLATKLIDYARLFHHEAQPPGRRRPTTTGPAWLRWYPLFPRILFILTAASRPRLEGRISDLQAMAAQHPLAATLANEVPLAAAILEDLEQHSPTAPVWTPLTGGNPRAWTEL; encoded by the coding sequence ATGACCCCCTCCCCCGATACTCCCGCCACCGAGCCGGCCCCCAGCCCCGCCGAACCCCTGCGCCTACAGGTCCTGACCGCACTCGCCCTGCACCGCATGGCCACCACCGGCCAACTCCGCCTCATGCTCCGCCCGGGCAGCCCCCGCCAGCTCATCTCCCGCGTCCTGAACACACTGCGCACCACCGGCCACACCGACCGCACCGTGCTGCCCCACCCCGGCCGGCCACGGACCCACGCCTGGTACCTCACCCCCCACGGCGCACGCCTGACCCGCGACCTCCCCGCCCTGCGGGGACGGCCCCCGTACCCCATCACCTCCACCACCGCAGCATCCCTGAAAACCGCGCACACCCTCACCGTCGTCCGCACCCACCTCACCTTCGCGCAAGACGCCCGCCTGCACGGACACGAACACGGCCCCTACGACTGGACCCCCGAAACAGCCCACCCCATCGGCGAAGGCGAACGCCTCGTCGCCGACGCCCTCATGCACTACACACTCGTCGGCCATCAGCAGCGCACCAAGCTCCGCGCGTTCATCGAAGTCGACCGCACCACCATGAGCAGCGAACGCCTCGCCACCAAACTCATCGACTACGCACGCCTCTTCCACCACGAAGCACAGCCCCCCGGCCGCCGCCGCCCGACGACGACCGGCCCGGCCTGGCTGCGCTGGTACCCCCTCTTCCCCCGCATCCTCTTCATCCTCACCGCAGCCTCCCGGCCCCGGCTGGAAGGCCGCATCAGCGACCTCCAAGCGATGGCCGCCCAGCACCCCCTCGCCGCCACCCTCGCCAACGAAGTCCCCCTCGCAGCAGCCATCCTCGAAGACCTCGAACAACACAGCCCCACCGCACCCGTATGGACCCCACTCACCGGAGGCAACCCCCGCGCGTGGACCGAACTGTAA